One segment of Solanum lycopersicum chromosome 1, SLM_r2.1 DNA contains the following:
- the LOC101261355 gene encoding G-type lectin S-receptor-like serine/threonine-protein kinase LECRK2, which produces MIMWSTGRIDSNVAYAVMNDTGNFVLVGVGSSVLWESFRYPTDTLMPTQMLEINNKLVVRKSESFFGPGRFYLHMLSDGNLVLVTQSKPTNFNYDAEYYNSHTSDSGDEANSGYQLIFDELGSVYILKRNNQRLVLTPPNVPSISENYHRLSLDFDGVLTHYYRPKSTSTGDQKWSTLWSLPNNICLAIVEDIGSGVCGFNNVCHIGENQTIL; this is translated from the coding sequence ATGATCATGTGGAGCACTGGTAGGATTGATTCTAATGTTGCTTATGCCGTCATGAATGATACAGGAAACTTTGTTCTTGTTGGTGTTGGTTCTTCAGTATTATGGGAAAGTTTTCGATATCCGACTGATACCCTTATGCCTACTCAAATGCTAGAGATTAACAACAAGCTTGTTGTTCGAAAATCTGAGTCTTTCTTTGGTCCTGGTAGATTTTATCTTCATATGTTGAGTGATGGGAATTTGGTTCTTGTTACTCAATCCAAGCCAACGAATTTCAATTATGATGCTGAGTATTACAATAGTCATACTTCTGATTCAGGAGATGAAGCCAATTCTGGTTATCAATTGATATTCGATGAGTTAGGTTCAGTTTACATATTGAAAAGGAACAATCAAAGACTTGTGTTGACACCTCCTAATGTTCCTTCAATTTCAGAAAATTATCACAGGCTAAGTCTTGATTTTGATGGTGTTTTAACTCATTATTATCGTCCAAAGAGTACGTCTACGGGGGATCAAAAGTGGAGTACTCTTTGGTCTTTGCCTAATAACATATGTCTAGCAATTGTTGAAGATATTGGAAGTGGAGTTTGTGGATTCAACAATGTGTGTCATATAGGTGAAAATCAGACCATATTGTGA